A genomic window from Photobacterium gaetbulicola Gung47 includes:
- a CDS encoding peptidyl-prolyl cis-trans isomerase B (COG0652), with amino-acid sequence MIIFTTNFGDIEIELDFDKAPVSSKNFLQYCKDGFYEGTIFHRVIDGFMIQGGGHEPGMKEKLTRDPIVNEANRGLKNKAGTIAMARTDAPHSATSQFFINLEDNDFLDFTATTNQGWGYAVFGKVTGGMMVVNNIGKALTMTRFGHEDVPLDDIIIEKVTIKE; translated from the coding sequence ATGATTATTTTCACGACGAACTTCGGTGATATCGAAATCGAACTGGATTTCGACAAGGCTCCGGTCAGCTCGAAGAACTTTCTGCAATACTGCAAAGACGGCTTTTACGAAGGAACGATTTTCCACCGTGTGATTGACGGTTTTATGATCCAAGGCGGTGGCCACGAGCCGGGAATGAAGGAAAAGCTGACCCGTGACCCGATTGTCAACGAAGCCAACCGCGGCCTGAAAAACAAAGCGGGCACGATTGCAATGGCTCGTACCGATGCGCCACATTCGGCGACATCGCAGTTTTTCATCAACCTGGAAGACAACGACTTTCTTGATTTCACTGCTACCACCAACCAAGGCTGGGGTTATGCGGTGTTCGGTAAAGTCACAGGCGGCATGATGGTGGTGAACAACATTGGTAAAGCGCTGACCATGACCCGTTTCGGCCATGAAGATGTGCCGCTCGATGACATTATCATCGAGAAAGTGACGATCAAAGAGTAA
- a CDS encoding multicopy suppressor (COG0074), whose product MIQAFLKKGCFQDSVSLMLISRQLSNGDNVEEVSVMMGTPANKSLLESTGLWHPLFDEATPNDICVAIHPNAESGDVSDEIAAQLDSALASIAQASAGGQRLDVVRRWQTALAKQPEANLALISVAGDYAADLADEALDNDLNVMMFSDNVPLESEVALKRKAAAKGLLVMGPDCGTAMVAGAPLAFANVLPKGPISIVGASGTGIQELASQVCLAGQGITHALGLGGRDLSADVGGASALSALAMMDNDQETEVVAFVSKPPAPEVEQAVIQAMKAMSKPVVALFLGTRREKARDGNVFFANSLAEAGRLAAMLANVRQYVPGCNKTAGKKILGLYTGGTLAAEAAMLTAEQLGLAVDDAHDQGVMLNDGGHLIIDLGDDHYTVGRPHPMIDPTTRTLEIEKRAVDEQVGVLLLDVVIGYGATADPAAALVEAVESAKSKRQSPLHVIATVTGTEADPQQRSQQIETLVEAGVAVVNTLEEAVLLSEALIEQQGTKAVEERPALLDGIRVVNVGLRSFADDLQSAATPVVHYQWAPIAGGNAKLASLLKQMQ is encoded by the coding sequence ATGATCCAGGCATTTTTAAAAAAAGGTTGTTTTCAGGACTCGGTGAGCCTGATGCTGATATCAAGGCAATTGAGTAATGGTGATAATGTTGAGGAGGTGTCTGTCATGATGGGCACTCCGGCAAACAAATCTCTGCTGGAGTCCACAGGCCTATGGCATCCACTGTTCGACGAAGCCACACCCAATGATATTTGTGTGGCGATTCACCCCAATGCTGAAAGCGGCGATGTGTCCGATGAGATTGCAGCTCAGCTCGATAGCGCACTGGCATCCATCGCACAGGCATCCGCCGGCGGGCAGAGGTTGGATGTCGTCCGCCGCTGGCAAACGGCATTGGCAAAGCAGCCCGAGGCCAATTTGGCATTAATTTCTGTGGCGGGTGATTATGCCGCCGACTTGGCTGATGAGGCTCTGGACAATGATCTGAATGTGATGATGTTTTCAGACAATGTCCCGCTTGAGTCAGAGGTCGCGCTAAAGAGAAAAGCTGCTGCAAAGGGGTTGTTGGTGATGGGGCCTGACTGCGGTACCGCTATGGTTGCGGGGGCGCCGCTGGCTTTTGCCAACGTGTTGCCGAAAGGGCCGATCAGTATTGTCGGGGCTTCCGGTACCGGGATTCAGGAACTGGCGTCCCAGGTTTGCCTGGCAGGCCAAGGTATTACCCATGCGCTCGGCTTGGGGGGCCGTGATTTATCGGCAGACGTCGGTGGTGCCAGTGCCTTGAGTGCGCTTGCGATGATGGATAACGATCAGGAAACCGAGGTTGTCGCTTTTGTCTCCAAACCGCCAGCTCCAGAAGTTGAACAAGCGGTCATCCAAGCCATGAAAGCGATGAGCAAGCCGGTGGTGGCGCTGTTCCTCGGTACCCGCCGTGAAAAGGCGCGTGATGGCAATGTCTTTTTTGCCAACAGCCTTGCCGAAGCCGGCAGGCTTGCCGCGATGCTGGCCAATGTCCGCCAGTATGTGCCTGGTTGTAATAAAACGGCTGGGAAGAAAATCCTCGGCCTATACACGGGCGGGACTCTGGCTGCCGAGGCCGCGATGCTTACCGCGGAGCAACTTGGCTTGGCTGTCGATGATGCCCATGACCAGGGCGTTATGCTCAATGATGGCGGCCACCTCATTATCGACCTCGGTGATGATCACTATACCGTCGGTCGCCCTCACCCGATGATTGATCCAACCACACGTACCCTCGAAATTGAAAAACGCGCAGTCGATGAGCAGGTTGGGGTGCTATTGCTCGATGTCGTTATCGGCTATGGCGCAACAGCGGATCCGGCGGCAGCGCTGGTGGAGGCAGTTGAAAGCGCAAAATCGAAGCGCCAAAGCCCGCTGCACGTCATCGCGACGGTAACAGGAACAGAGGCGGATCCGCAGCAGCGCTCGCAGCAAATCGAAACCTTGGTTGAGGCCGGTGTGGCTGTGGTGAATACCTTGGAAGAAGCGGTGCTGCTGTCAGAGGCTCTGATTGAACAACAAGGAACAAAGGCGGTTGAAGAGCGACCCGCTTTGCTCGATGGGATCAGGGTAGTGAATGTAGGACTGCGCAGTTTTGCCGACGATTTGCAGTCTGCCGCGACGCCAGTCGTGCATTACCAGTGGGCCCCCATCGCAGGCGGGAACGCAAAATTGGCCAGTCTATTAAAGCAAATGCAATAG
- a CDS encoding Serine--pyruvate transaminase (COG0075), whose translation MTINNALFETLNPPQRLLMGPGPINAYPRVHQALSNQLIGQYDPVMTEYMRQTQVLYRQVFHTQNPETLLIDGTARAGIEAVLVSILQPGDKVLIPVIGRFGHLLCEIAQRTGAEITTIDVEWGKVCDPQQIEDAIKQVKPKLLATVQGDTSTTMNQPLAEIGEICQRHDVLFYCDATASVAGNELLVDDWHLDAVSVGLQKCLGGPSGSAPLTLSPKFVEQINRRKHIEKGIRDPHHTDGIEAMIQSNYFDLPMILDYWGEERLNHHTEATSMLYAARECARLFLEEGPAKVIARHKQAGDAMAAGLQAMGLRLFGDQDYKMNNVVGVYIPDLVDGEKVRQELLTRFGIEIGTSFGPLKGRIWRIGTMGYNARQEAVLHTLAALEAVLFKHRAQIQLGTAVAAAMEYY comes from the coding sequence ATGACGATTAACAATGCACTGTTTGAAACCCTCAATCCCCCCCAGCGCCTGCTGATGGGGCCAGGCCCGATCAATGCGTACCCTCGCGTCCATCAGGCTTTGTCAAACCAGCTCATAGGTCAGTATGACCCGGTGATGACCGAGTATATGCGCCAAACCCAGGTACTTTACCGCCAGGTATTTCATACCCAAAACCCGGAAACCCTGCTAATTGACGGTACCGCAAGAGCGGGAATAGAAGCCGTCTTGGTGTCGATTCTTCAGCCTGGCGACAAGGTATTAATCCCTGTCATTGGCCGCTTTGGCCACCTGTTGTGTGAAATTGCCCAGCGCACCGGTGCCGAGATCACCACCATTGATGTGGAATGGGGCAAGGTCTGTGATCCGCAGCAGATCGAGGACGCCATCAAACAGGTCAAGCCGAAGTTGCTGGCGACGGTTCAGGGAGACACATCAACCACAATGAACCAGCCACTGGCCGAAATCGGGGAAATCTGCCAGCGTCACGATGTCCTTTTTTACTGCGACGCCACCGCCTCTGTGGCCGGTAACGAACTGCTGGTCGACGATTGGCACCTTGACGCCGTGTCGGTGGGTCTTCAAAAGTGCTTGGGAGGCCCTTCCGGCAGTGCACCTCTGACGCTCAGTCCAAAATTTGTCGAGCAGATCAATCGTCGCAAGCACATCGAGAAGGGCATCCGCGACCCGCACCATACCGATGGTATCGAAGCGATGATCCAATCGAACTACTTCGACTTGCCAATGATCCTCGACTACTGGGGAGAGGAAAGACTCAACCACCATACCGAAGCAACATCGATGCTGTACGCCGCCCGCGAATGTGCGCGACTGTTTCTTGAGGAAGGGCCGGCAAAAGTCATTGCCCGCCACAAGCAAGCGGGCGATGCCATGGCGGCCGGCCTGCAGGCTATGGGCCTGAGGCTGTTTGGCGACCAAGACTACAAGATGAATAATGTGGTGGGCGTATACATCCCAGATTTGGTCGATGGCGAAAAAGTACGCCAAGAATTGCTGACCCGGTTTGGGATTGAAATCGGGACATCGTTTGGCCCGCTCAAAGGCAGGATATGGCGTATCGGGACAATGGGCTATAACGCCCGCCAAGAGGCTGTCCTCCATACCCTGGCCGCGCTAGAAGCAGTATTGTTTAAACACCGGGCCCAAATACAGCTCGGCACAGCTGTCGCGGCAGCGATGGAGTATTACTGA
- a CDS encoding MarR family transcriptional regulator (COG1846), translated as MAKQETVANILKNIEQNWPESFEQHSPPILRIHRLHDYLQQDLAQVIEQYALQSADFGVLATLRRGGEPFCLSPTELYSSMLLSSGGLTKVLTRVTKAGWVERVDNPEDKRSKLVQLTVAGRVLIDEIIQELHRNNQRKLTALSKEEQQQLDALLAKMLTAWE; from the coding sequence ATGGCAAAGCAAGAAACTGTTGCTAATATTCTGAAAAATATCGAACAAAATTGGCCCGAATCGTTTGAGCAACATTCCCCGCCGATTTTGCGTATCCACCGTCTTCATGACTATTTGCAGCAAGATTTGGCGCAGGTGATTGAGCAATACGCATTGCAAAGTGCCGATTTCGGGGTGTTGGCAACCCTTCGCAGAGGGGGCGAGCCTTTCTGTCTGTCGCCCACCGAGCTCTACAGTTCGATGCTGCTGAGCTCTGGCGGACTGACCAAGGTACTGACACGGGTAACCAAGGCGGGGTGGGTTGAGCGGGTGGATAATCCCGAAGACAAACGCAGCAAACTGGTGCAGTTGACAGTGGCAGGCCGGGTGTTGATAGATGAAATTATTCAGGAGCTGCACCGAAACAATCAACGCAAGCTTACAGCGTTGTCAAAGGAGGAGCAGCAACAGCTTGATGCGTTACTGGCGAAAATGCTGACTGCCTGGGAATAG
- a CDS encoding hypothetical protein (COG3257), with the protein MGYLNNNTGYINDLLATRAVIKKNNFAILPPDGLVKNVLPGFENCDLTILSSPQLGASFVDYLVTLHDGGNNRCGFGGEEVETFFYVISGQVCVEADGQRHTLTTGGYIYCPPGTLLFMENANQGEDSQAFLYKRKYQAIAGYQPHLLVNHRDNLEKVHYEGMEDVIVEDLLPKDLGFDMNFHVLTFAPGACHGYIETHVQEHGAYILSGEGVYNLDNNWIPVKKGDYLFMAAYVPQACYATGRGEPLSYIYSKDCNRDIPL; encoded by the coding sequence ATGGGATACTTAAACAACAATACAGGATACATTAATGATCTGCTGGCAACCCGGGCCGTAATTAAAAAAAACAACTTTGCCATTCTTCCACCAGATGGTCTGGTAAAAAATGTCCTGCCGGGGTTTGAAAATTGCGACCTGACTATCCTGTCATCTCCACAACTAGGCGCCAGCTTTGTCGATTATCTGGTTACCCTTCATGACGGCGGTAACAACCGCTGTGGGTTTGGCGGCGAGGAAGTCGAAACTTTCTTCTATGTCATCTCGGGCCAAGTTTGTGTCGAGGCCGATGGCCAACGCCATACCCTCACAACGGGGGGGTATATCTATTGCCCGCCAGGCACACTGCTGTTTATGGAAAATGCCAACCAGGGCGAGGATAGCCAGGCATTCCTCTACAAGCGCAAGTATCAAGCTATCGCCGGCTACCAGCCCCATTTGCTGGTCAACCACCGCGATAACCTAGAGAAGGTCCACTACGAGGGGATGGAGGATGTCATTGTTGAAGATCTGCTGCCGAAAGATCTCGGCTTCGACATGAACTTCCATGTTCTGACCTTTGCACCCGGTGCCTGTCATGGCTATATCGAAACCCATGTCCAGGAGCACGGCGCGTATATCCTGAGCGGTGAAGGTGTCTACAACCTAGACAACAACTGGATCCCGGTTAAGAAGGGGGATTACCTGTTCATGGCAGCATACGTTCCCCAAGCCTGCTACGCTACAGGCCGCGGAGAACCTCTCAGCTACATTTATTCCAAAGACTGCAACCGAGATATTCCATTGTAA
- a CDS encoding DNA-binding transcriptional activator AllS (COG0583), which produces MLDRETIRSFMKVAEYANFSKAAEVLHKTPAAISYRIKVLEDAVDTQLFIRTTRSVHLTEAGEHLLSQCQKWLDWMESMPDELRQIADGIERNINIVINNLLFDQHAVSQLILALHEAFPFTQINISSAVYMGVWDDLLNNDYHLAIGVPGLDTIDNTVKLSPLGKMSWTFTLTPKHPLATLNAPLKESQLRHHPAINIEDTSQHINKRTAWLLRDQKEIKVPDLSTKVACHINGAGIGFLPKNLANPLINEGLLIEKEVQWSRAPSPLSIGWRQDSTGEVTQWIIELFKKNDPIIQGFLKNIDQLHH; this is translated from the coding sequence ATGCTAGACAGGGAAACAATCCGATCTTTTATGAAAGTAGCTGAATATGCTAATTTCTCCAAAGCGGCAGAAGTACTGCATAAGACACCTGCCGCTATCAGCTATCGAATAAAGGTGTTAGAAGATGCTGTAGATACCCAGCTTTTTATCCGTACCACACGCAGCGTGCACCTTACCGAAGCGGGTGAGCACCTACTTAGCCAATGTCAGAAGTGGCTCGACTGGATGGAAAGCATGCCGGATGAGCTACGCCAGATAGCCGACGGTATTGAGCGAAATATTAATATAGTCATCAATAATTTACTATTCGACCAACATGCCGTCTCCCAGCTCATTCTGGCATTGCATGAGGCCTTTCCGTTTACCCAAATCAATATCTCCAGCGCGGTATACATGGGGGTATGGGATGACTTATTAAACAACGATTACCACTTGGCTATTGGCGTACCAGGGCTCGATACTATCGATAACACGGTAAAGTTAAGCCCTTTGGGTAAAATGAGCTGGACCTTTACACTGACCCCCAAGCACCCGCTTGCAACCCTCAACGCTCCGCTCAAAGAGTCCCAGCTCAGGCACCACCCTGCGATTAACATTGAAGATACCTCCCAACACATCAACAAACGCACGGCCTGGCTGTTGCGGGATCAAAAAGAGATTAAAGTGCCTGACCTGTCGACCAAAGTCGCCTGCCATATCAATGGAGCGGGTATAGGTTTCCTACCCAAAAACCTAGCTAATCCACTGATTAATGAGGGGTTACTGATTGAAAAAGAAGTGCAGTGGAGCCGTGCTCCGTCTCCACTTTCTATTGGCTGGCGCCAGGACTCTACCGGGGAAGTGACCCAGTGGATTATAGAATTATTCAAAAAAAACGATCCTATAATCCAAGGTTTTTTAAAGAATATCGACCAGTTACACCACTAA
- a CDS encoding carbamate kinase (COG0549) has protein sequence MNKKRIVIALGGNAMLKRGEVLSAANQQRNINKAAELIKQLDQDYDVTIVHGNGPQVGLLALQNSAYSEVPAYPLDNLVAQTQGMLGYMLVQALTEQGMNEVSCLLTRVEVSASDPAFALPTKYIGPVYSPQDKAELEAQYGWQMKPDGQYIRRVVASPKPVQVLEASTIVSLLDQGKTVVCCGGGGMPVVQQQVGYKGVEAVIDKDSVAAMLAEQIGADYLMILTDADAVYQDWGTPNQRALRDVTVSQMRPFAAPDGAMGPKAEAVIQFVERTGQIAFIGALQDVEQILVGEKGTCVRPACTVVPDASLVV, from the coding sequence ATGAACAAGAAGAGAATTGTTATTGCCCTGGGTGGCAACGCTATGCTCAAACGGGGTGAAGTCTTATCTGCTGCCAATCAGCAACGGAATATCAACAAGGCGGCAGAGCTGATCAAGCAGTTGGATCAAGATTATGACGTGACCATAGTGCACGGCAACGGTCCGCAGGTGGGGTTGCTGGCGTTGCAAAACTCGGCCTACAGTGAAGTGCCGGCCTATCCGCTTGATAACTTGGTGGCGCAGACCCAGGGGATGCTGGGCTATATGCTGGTGCAGGCCCTGACAGAGCAGGGGATGAACGAGGTGTCTTGCTTGCTGACTCGGGTTGAAGTGTCGGCTTCCGATCCCGCTTTCGCCCTGCCGACAAAGTACATTGGCCCGGTCTATTCGCCGCAGGACAAGGCTGAGCTCGAAGCGCAATATGGTTGGCAGATGAAACCAGACGGCCAATATATCCGCCGCGTCGTTGCGTCACCAAAACCCGTACAAGTGCTTGAAGCAAGTACTATTGTCAGTTTATTGGACCAAGGAAAAACCGTGGTGTGCTGCGGCGGTGGTGGGATGCCAGTGGTTCAGCAGCAAGTGGGTTATAAAGGTGTGGAAGCCGTGATTGATAAAGATTCGGTGGCCGCAATGCTGGCAGAACAAATCGGTGCGGATTACCTGATGATCCTGACGGATGCCGATGCGGTTTATCAAGACTGGGGAACGCCTAACCAACGGGCACTCCGGGATGTGACGGTTAGTCAGATGCGTCCTTTTGCCGCTCCTGACGGTGCTATGGGGCCAAAGGCTGAGGCGGTGATTCAGTTCGTAGAGCGGACGGGCCAGATTGCATTCATTGGTGCCCTTCAGGATGTGGAACAAATTCTGGTAGGTGAAAAGGGGACCTGTGTAAGACCGGCTTGTACCGTTGTCCCCGATGCGTCTTTAGTGGTGTAA